DNA sequence from the Fuscovulum ytuae genome:
CACCGAAACGGGCTGGCCGTCGCGTGTGTTCACCGTCTCTTTCGGGACGGTCACACCCCAGCATTCCTTCGGCTCATTTTCGGTAAAGACGTTCCAATCCGACGTCACCGCCACACGGTTGTCGGATTCCTGCGCCATCGTCACAAAGGGCAAAGTCGCCGCGATCAAGGCAGCGCCAGCGACGCGGCCGAACAGGGTGGTCATAGGGTCGGGCCTCCGCATTTGCCTCTCATCCGCCCACCGCCCTCGCTACCCTTCGGATAGACGGGCCTTTTCCTGTGGCGCGGACCTTGCCAACTCGATATCCCCTTCATAACCGATGAAGACCATTGCGCGAAAGCCCCATGGGCAACAATTCGCGCATCTGTGAGCGAAGGAGTCCCGGTCATGCCCAGCCCCCATCCGATGATCGAGCTTTGGCGCGGCGGCCTTCTGGAAAGCACACATACCGGCCATGCCGTGATCTGCGACGAAACCGGCGCCATCGTCGAAAGCTGGGGCGATCCCGGCGCGGTCATCTTCCCCCGTTCCTCCTGCAAGATGATCCAAGCACTTCCGCTTCTGGACTCCGGCGCGGCCGAGGCGCACGGCCTGACCGACCGGCAGGTCGCGCTGTCCTGCGCCTCGCATCAAGGGGCCGCCATCCATACCGAAGCCGTGACGCGCTGGCTTGCCGATCTGGGCCTTTCAGACGCCGATCTGCGCTGCGGCGCGCATGAACCCTATGACACCGCCGAACGGAACCGCCTGATCAAGGCAGATGAAAAGCCCTGCCAATGCCACAACAACTGTTCCGGCAAACATGCAGGCTTCCTCACCCTGAACCGCCACCTGAAAGGGGACGCGGAATATGTCGAAGTCGATCACCCCGTACAGCAGGCCGCAAAGCTGGCCTTCGAAGAGGTAACGGGCGAAACCTCGCCCGGCTTTGGCATCGACGGCTGCTCGGCACCGAATTTCGCCACCTCTGTCCATGGCCTCGCCCGCGCCA
Encoded proteins:
- a CDS encoding asparaginase; the encoded protein is MPSPHPMIELWRGGLLESTHTGHAVICDETGAIVESWGDPGAVIFPRSSCKMIQALPLLDSGAAEAHGLTDRQVALSCASHQGAAIHTEAVTRWLADLGLSDADLRCGAHEPYDTAERNRLIKADEKPCQCHNNCSGKHAGFLTLNRHLKGDAEYVEVDHPVQQAAKLAFEEVTGETSPGFGIDGCSAPNFATSVHGLARAMARFAAATGTGDARDRAMHRLTRAMGQYPEMVAGEGRACTELMRAMEGRVAIKTGAEAVFIAIIPERKMGIALKITDGGTRGAEGAITALLARLGVLDPNHPAAKKRLDAVQKNWRGRETGILRAAPSFP